From Zingiber officinale cultivar Zhangliang chromosome 5B, Zo_v1.1, whole genome shotgun sequence, the proteins below share one genomic window:
- the LOC121984312 gene encoding cytochrome P450 703A2-like, with translation METANIGGISFSIPLVLILMLMATLLLRAAEKRRRVSKLRLPPGPARWPIVGNLTQLGLLPHKDLAYFCSSYGPLVYLRLGAVDAITTDDPAVVREILVRQDGLFASRPKLVSAFQLSYGGRDIAFAPMGPQWKRLRRTCVEHLLTARRFESFAGNRALEALHLMRDVRGKACKGEMIEVSQVLGAFTMNNVTRMLLGRRYLGAGPTEADELLNLTHELFRLLGLVYPGDYLPLWRWLVDPFFVGTEKKIRDVSRRLDEFLQRVIDEHRQAIEAKNLTDGEHGANRDFVDVLLSMPGEEEEERMDDREMKAIMLDTFAAATDTSAVASEWAMAEAIKNPELLQRAQEELDRVVGRDRMVRESDLGDLNYLRCIVRETFRMHPPGPFLIPRESMKATELMGYHIPAKTRVFINAHALGRNKSVWGNDADEFRPERHLPADGERVEVLRRGELEILPFGAGKRKCPGATMGTTMVLLALANLFHGFDWEAPEEIDMEEAFGLALRKAKPLRAMAAPRLAASLFQ, from the coding sequence ATGGAGACGGCTAATATCGGAGGCATTTCATTCTCAATTCCTCTTGTTCTAATTCTCATGTTAATGGCCACCCTTCTGCTAAGGGCTGCTGAGAAGAGGCGCCGTGTCTCCAAGTTGAGGCTTCCACCAGGCCCAGCAAGGTGGCCGATCGTCGGTAACCTGACGCAGCTAGGACTTCTTCCCCACAAGGATTTGGCTTACTTCTGCTCCTCCTACGGCCCTCTTGTCTATCTCCGCCTCGGCGCCGTCGACGCCATCACCACAGACGACCCGGCCGTCGTACGCGAGATCCTCGTCCGGCAGGACGGCCTCTTCGCATCCCGCCCGAAGTTGGTGTCCGCCTTCCAGTTGAGCTATGGCGGCAGGGACATCGCCTTCGCTCCGATGGGCCCGCAATGGAAGCGACTGCGCCGGACCTGCGTCGAGCACCTCCTCACCGCCAGGCGTTTCGAGTCTTTCGCCGGGAACAGGGCGCTGGAGGCGCTCCACCTCATGCGCGATGTGCGAGGGAAGGCGTGCAAAGGGGAAATGATCGAAGTGAGCCAGGTGCTCGGCGCCTTCACGATGAACAACGTGACGAGGATGCTCCTGGGGAGGCGGTACTTAGGAGCCGGACCAACCGAGGCAGATGAGCTGTTGAACCTCACGCACGAGCTGTTCCGGCTTCTGGGGTTGGTCTATCCCGGCGACTACCTGCCGTTATGGAGGTGGCTCGTCGACCCCTTCTTCGTCGGGACGGAGAAGAAGATTAGGGATGTTTCCCGGAGGCTGGACGAGTTCCTCCAAAGGGTTATCGATGAACACCGGCAAGCCATTGAGGCAAAGAATCTAACAGATGGCGAGCATGGCGCGAACAGGGACTTCGTTGATGTGCTTCTTTCCATGCCaggggaggaagaggaggagcggATGGATGATAGGGAGATGAAAGCCATAATGCTGGATACATTCGCCGCGGCGACTGATACTTCTGCGGTGGCGAGCGAGTGGGCGATGGCGGAGGCAATCAAGAACCCAGAGTTGCTGCAGCGGGCACAGGAGGAGCTGGACAGAGTGGTCGGACGGGATCGTATGGTGCGAGAGTCCGACTTGGGAGATCTGAACTACCTCCGGTGCATCGTCCGGGAGACCTTCCGGATGCACCCTCCGGGGCCGTTTCTGATCCCCCGCGAGTCCATGAAGGCCACCGAGCTCATGGGGTACCACATCCCGGCGAAGACGCGGGTGTTCATCAACGCGCACGCGTTGGGGAGGAACAAGAGCGTGTGGGGGAACGACGCAGACGAATTCCGGCCGGAAAGGCACCTCCCGGCAGACGGGGAGAGGGTCGAGGTTCTCCGCAGGGGTGAGCTAGAGATCTTACCCTTCGGAGCGGGGAAGAGGAAGTGCCCCGGCGCGACGATGGGAACGACGATGGTGTTGTTGGCCCTCGCGAATCTCTTCCATGGTTTCGACTGGGAAGCGCCGGAGGAGATCGATATGGAAGAGGCGTTCGGCTTGGCCCTGCGCAAAGCAAAGCCGCTGCGGGCCATGGCGGCGCCACGTTTGGCGGCTTCCCTGTTCCAGTGA